From the genome of Haemophilus parainfluenzae, one region includes:
- the ftnA gene encoding non-heme ferritin: MLNKAIADKLNEQINLEFYSSNVYLQMSSWCSKHGYEGAAAFLLRHADEELEHMQKLFQYVSETSGMPLLGKIDAPKNDYKSLKEVFETTLEHEKFITSKINELVEVTFANKDYSTFNFLQWYVAEQHEEEKLFNSIIDKFNLVGEDGRSLYFIDRDLATL, translated from the coding sequence ATGCTTAATAAAGCAATCGCAGATAAGTTAAATGAACAAATCAATTTAGAGTTCTACTCTTCTAATGTTTATTTACAAATGAGTTCTTGGTGTAGCAAACACGGTTACGAAGGTGCTGCAGCATTTTTACTTCGTCATGCTGATGAAGAATTAGAACATATGCAAAAATTATTCCAATATGTAAGTGAAACAAGTGGTATGCCACTTTTAGGTAAAATTGATGCACCTAAAAATGACTACAAATCACTTAAAGAAGTGTTTGAAACCACACTTGAACACGAAAAATTCATTACTTCTAAAATTAATGAATTAGTTGAAGTAACATTTGCAAACAAAGACTATTCTACTTTTAACTTCTTACAATGGTACGTTGCAGAACAACACGAAGAAGAAAAATTATTCAATAGCATTATTGATAAATTTAACTTGGTAGGTGAAGACGGTCGTTCGCTTTACTTTATCGATCGTGATTTAGCAACATTATAA
- the ftnA gene encoding non-heme ferritin → MLSSNVIKLLNDQMNLEFYSSNLYLQMSAWCEQNGFEGAAKFLSAHAAEEMQHMRKLFTYLNETGALAVITAIEAPAHEYKSLKEIIELTYEHEKLITSKINELVGKTFEEKDYSAFNFLQWYVAEQHEEEKLFSGILDKLNLLGEDGKGLFLIDKDLGNLAGQTA, encoded by the coding sequence ATGTTATCATCAAACGTAATCAAATTATTAAATGATCAAATGAACCTTGAGTTCTACTCTTCAAACCTTTACTTACAAATGAGCGCATGGTGCGAACAAAACGGTTTTGAAGGTGCTGCTAAATTCTTATCAGCTCACGCTGCAGAAGAAATGCAACACATGCGTAAATTATTCACTTATTTAAATGAAACAGGTGCATTAGCGGTAATCACAGCAATTGAAGCGCCTGCGCATGAGTACAAATCATTAAAAGAAATCATTGAATTAACTTATGAACACGAAAAATTGATCACAAGTAAAATCAATGAATTAGTGGGTAAAACTTTTGAAGAAAAAGACTACTCTGCGTTCAATTTCTTACAATGGTATGTTGCAGAACAACACGAAGAAGAGAAATTATTCAGCGGTATTTTAGACAAATTAAATCTTCTTGGCGAAGATGGCAAAGGTTTATTCTTAATTGATAAAGATTTAGGTAACCTTGCAGGTCAAACCGCTTAA
- the ttcA gene encoding tRNA 2-thiocytidine(32) synthetase TtcA — MTEQNQDKKQTYNFNKLQKRLRRNVGNAIADFGMIEDGDKVMVCLSGGKDSYTLLDILLNLQQSAPIKFDIVAVNLDQKQPGFPEHVLPEYLQSIGVDYKIVEENTYGIVKEKILEGKTTCSLCSRLRRGILYRTATELGATKIALGHHRDDMLATLFLNMFYGGKLKSMPPKLISDDGKQIVIRPLAYCKEKDIEKYAVAKEFPIIPCNLCGSQPNLQRQVVKEMLNTWDRQYPGRLETMFSAMQNITLSHLCDPKLFDFKSIKHGQALDGIEGDTAFDEERIEPMKFDDEDASDYSDNEMISFKEVN, encoded by the coding sequence ATGACAGAACAAAACCAAGATAAAAAACAGACTTATAATTTCAATAAATTGCAAAAACGTCTTCGCCGTAATGTTGGCAATGCAATTGCTGATTTTGGCATGATTGAAGATGGTGATAAAGTGATGGTTTGTCTTTCTGGTGGTAAAGACAGCTATACGCTTCTCGATATTTTGTTGAATTTACAACAAAGTGCACCGATTAAATTTGATATTGTTGCCGTCAATTTAGACCAAAAACAGCCTGGTTTTCCTGAGCATGTTTTACCTGAATATCTGCAAAGTATCGGTGTAGATTATAAAATCGTTGAAGAAAATACTTACGGCATCGTAAAAGAGAAAATCCTAGAAGGCAAAACAACGTGCTCTCTCTGCTCTCGCCTACGCCGTGGTATTTTATACCGTACAGCAACCGAACTTGGTGCAACCAAAATTGCACTTGGACACCATCGTGATGATATGCTGGCTACCCTGTTCCTGAATATGTTCTACGGTGGAAAATTAAAATCTATGCCACCGAAATTAATTTCAGATGACGGCAAGCAAATTGTGATTCGTCCATTGGCTTATTGTAAAGAAAAAGATATTGAAAAATATGCCGTAGCCAAAGAATTCCCAATTATCCCTTGTAATTTGTGTGGGTCTCAACCTAATTTACAACGTCAAGTAGTAAAAGAAATGCTGAATACTTGGGACCGTCAATATCCTGGACGTTTAGAAACCATGTTTAGTGCGATGCAAAACATTACGCTGTCACACTTATGTGACCCAAAACTCTTTGATTTTAAAAGTATTAAGCACGGTCAAGCACTTGATGGTATTGAAGGAGATACCGCTTTTGATGAAGAGCGTATCGAACCAATGAAATTTGATGATGAAGATGCATCTGACTATTCCGATAATGAAATGATCAGCTTTAAAGAAGTGAATTAA
- a CDS encoding TusE/DsrC/DsvC family sulfur relay protein, translated as MITVQGKQIETDASGYLLNIADWNEEVAKHIAQLEGVELTDAHWEVIYFVRDFYQEYNTSPAIRMLVKAMSEKLGADKGNSRYLQRLFPDGPAKQATKLAGLPKPAKCL; from the coding sequence ATGATTACCGTACAAGGAAAACAAATCGAAACCGACGCCTCTGGCTATTTACTTAATATTGCTGATTGGAATGAAGAGGTGGCAAAACACATTGCTCAGCTAGAAGGTGTAGAATTGACTGACGCTCACTGGGAAGTGATTTATTTTGTGCGTGATTTCTATCAAGAATATAACACCTCCCCTGCGATTAGAATGCTGGTAAAAGCCATGTCAGAAAAATTAGGTGCCGATAAAGGTAATAGCCGCTATTTACAACGACTCTTCCCTGACGGACCTGCTAAACAAGCAACCAAACTGGCGGGTCTGCCAAAGCCAGCTAAATGCTTATAG
- a CDS encoding TOBE domain-containing protein, with product MKISARNQLKGTVKSIETGSVNAIVHIDIGNGNVISSTISIDAVKELGLAVGKEAYAIIKATSVMVGVE from the coding sequence ATGAAAATTAGTGCAAGAAACCAACTTAAAGGTACTGTAAAATCAATCGAAACTGGTTCTGTGAACGCAATCGTACACATTGATATCGGTAACGGTAACGTAATTTCTTCTACCATCTCTATCGATGCAGTAAAAGAATTAGGTTTAGCTGTTGGTAAAGAAGCATATGCGATTATCAAAGCAACTTCTGTAATGGTTGGTGTTGAATAA
- a CDS encoding SemiSWEET family transporter codes for MTNQRFITILGYVATFTSVCMYVSYLQQIGLNLSGQKGGWLQPFATTINCSLWVAYGLLKEKRDLPISLANAPGVILGLITFVTAL; via the coding sequence ATGACAAATCAACGTTTTATTACTATTTTAGGCTATGTCGCAACATTTACTTCAGTTTGTATGTATGTTTCTTACTTGCAACAAATTGGTCTAAATTTATCAGGTCAAAAAGGTGGTTGGTTACAACCTTTTGCTACGACAATCAACTGTAGTTTATGGGTAGCTTATGGCTTGTTGAAAGAAAAACGCGATCTGCCTATTTCATTAGCCAATGCGCCTGGTGTCATACTTGGGTTGATTACTTTCGTCACCGCCTTATAA